The window ATCGTCCTCCAAAAATTCTACAATAGTTTTGGGATAGTGAGGCCGGTACTTTACATAATCGTCTACCCGGTTGCTAAACCTGGTTGTGCTGTTGTTGGTCATTGTTAAGTTGATTAAGTTGGATTGGGTTGGATTGGATTAAGTTGATTGAGTTGAGATTAAGTTGATTCGTTTGAGCTTATTACGATGATTTGTATACATATAAACAATAGGCCATTGTTGCGAAATGTTTTAAAAACTTTGCCATCATCCCAACTTAATCAACCTAATCTAACCCAAATAACCAATCAACTAATTTGCCCTTTAACGGTAACTTAATCAACTCAATCTAACCCAATCAACCAATAAACTAATTTGAAAAAACTATTTGCAATAATCAAAATATCGCCCTATATTTGCAGTCCTTAAAATAAGTAGAAAAAAGAATAACAAGCTATACGATGGCAAATCATAAATCATCTTTAAAAAGAATCAGGTCAAACGCTGCGAAGCGTCTGCGCAACAGGTACCAGGCTAAAACAACCAGGAACGCTATAAAAAAATTAAGAAACACTACTACCAAAGCCGATGCTGCTGCATTGTTAGGTAAAGTGATTTCTATGCTTGATCGTTTGGCTAAAAAGAATGTTATTCACAAAAACAAAGCTTCAAACAATAAATCGAAGCTTACTAAATTTGTAAACGGCTTAAGCTAAACTATAGCTTTTCAATATAAAAAAGAGGATTGTATCATTGGTACGATCCTTTTTTTGTTTCCACGCTTTTTCATACTTTAATGCCGTGGAAAACTACGAAAACAAGATCGGCATAAAGTCATGGGCCGAAGCCGACCGTCCGCGCGAAAAACTCAGCGGCCAGGGCCGCCGGGCATTAACCGATGCTGAGTTGATCGCCATCCTCATAGGCTCTGGCAGCCGTAATGAAACCGCTGTTGAGCTAAGCAAGCGCATCCTGCACCATTACGAAAATGATTTGAATAAGCTTGGAAAGGCTTCGATTTCAGAACTTTCGAAATTTAAAGGAATAGGGGAAGCCAAGGCTATCTCTATTATAGCGGCCCTTGAAATTGGCCGCCGCCGCAACGATACCGAAAGCCAGGCCCCGGATTATATCAATTCCAGTCGTGACGGCTACAACATTATGCGCCGCCATTTGATGGACCTGAACCACGAAGAATTCTGGATAATTTTATTGGGCCGTTCACAAAAAGTGTTGGGTAAAGAATTGATTAGTAAAGGAGGTTTAGCCGCCACCGTTTGCGACCCTAAAATTATTTTCCATGCCGCCCTGCAATACCAGGCCAGCGGTATCATACTGGTGCACAACCATCCCTCGGGCAATCTTAAGCCCAGTCATGAAGATATTATGCTTACCAAAAAACTCTCTGCCGCAGGCAGGATGCTGGATATGAGTGTGTTTGACCACCTTATAATTACTGATAATGGGTATTTTAGTTTTGGAGACGGGGATTTGATGTAAGGTTAGATGTGCAGATTACAGATTTCAAATGTGCAGATGTATTTTTATCTTTTAGTTTATGAGTTTTAACTTTTTAAAAAAGCTATTTAAAAATAATAAGGCAATTGAGTACAAAGTATCAACCTTGCTCGATATAAAAGAAGTGGATGATGAACTTCTAAATATTTTTGAAAAGTTAACGTCAGAACAAAGAATAAGAAACGTCATCTATCACGGCGATTCGGGAAAAAAAGAGTTATTCCCGTTGTTAAAATGGGTTATCTTTTATGACCATGATAGAAACGCAAAATTTGCAGCGTTGAAGCGAATACATTTATTTAAGGATAATCCTGATTTGATAACGGTGTTAAGTGAATTACCAAATCATGTCAATACAAGAGAATTGGAGCCTTATTACTCAATGGCTTTAAGCCGCGTTGGCATAATTTCTCTGGATGATTTTAAAGAAAGAATACAAGATGCAAAGTAACTATTCTTTTATCGCTTTCAGATAGTTCATCTGCACATCTGAAATCACTGTTGTCCGGGGAAATTTATAAACACAGAAAAAACCGGCTCCCAATTAAATCAAGGCAGTTTTAGGTGGTAATTCAAAAATCAAGGCCCTTTAGAAAAGCGTAGCCGCAGTTGGTTCAGGCGGCTTGTAGTTCAACAAGGCTTTCTCTGGGTCAAAAAGGAAAGCCATCAGGTTGATATAGGTCATCAGGTGATGCTTGACCATAGCTGCTAAGTTAGCGTAAGACCATTTCCGTTTGCCGGCTTTGTTGACTTGGGAAAGGACGATCTGGACAAGGAGGTCGCATATCAGCATAGACCAGACCTGTATTTGGATAGCATTGACATTATCCCCCAAAAAGTACCTCAACGGGTATCGCTGCTTGATGCGTTTGAACAGTAATTCTATCTGCCACCGTTTTTTATACAAAGCAGCGATCTGTTCGGGCGCAAGAGTGGGCTCGTTGGTAATGAACGCGAGCTCTTTCTGGGTGGCAGGGTCCTTAAAAACGACCCTGCGGGCCCGGATAAGGGATACTTTGCGCCTGTTGCTATGCCGTCCAAGCAGCAGGGACTGGTCAGCTATTACCCCCTGTTCGGATGAATAGGTAGAAACAGGGGATTCGGACAACAACTGGTAGTTTGCATCATTCTTCTGCCGGGTAACCCAGGCAATGCCCTGTGCGCCCCACGCCTCGAATTGTTTATAATTGGTATAAGCCCGGTCAAAGACGACTATAGAGCCTGGCGGTACCTGTACTTCCTGCAGGAATACAAGGTCGTGGTGCCTGGCTTCCGTAAGTAAGGTAAAACAGGGCAAATTATGTTCCGCATCGATCATTACGTGGGCTTTTATCCCGCCTTTCCTTTTGCCATTGCTTTTCGACATACCTGCACCGCCCATAATATTCGAGAAAAGGGAGATCGTGGTCGAATCGATAATGAAAAGCTTCTTAAGCGAAGGGCGGCTGTCCGGTAAACTTCCGTAGAAATATCTGTACAGTTGATGATAGGCCGCCGCGAAGAAATCAGCCGGGCGCCTGCTATTGGCATCCGACAGCGTGCTCCTGCGTGGGGTATTGGTCAACCCCAGATGGAGAAGCCTGCTTCGGTTCGCCTGTAACCCCGTAACCAATTCACGCAGGGAAAGGCATTGGAAAAAGCCTTGGTAGAGCATCGTGACCAAGTGGTCGTAACTCATGAATGACTTACAATACCTATCGGCAGAATACTTTTGGCTTTGCTTTGAAACAATATGGCGGGGGATCAAACTAAGCAATTGTGCGAATACCGGCTGTCCGCTAAAAAAATTATCTTTGGGCATAAAGAATAGTTTGGTGTGGTAACTAAAGCTACTCTTTTAAAAGGAGGTTATGCCTCCTTTTTTATTTCCCCGGACAACAGTGATCTGAAATCTGCATATCTGCACATCACTATTCACCCTAAATTGTATCTTTGCCGATTATCATTTCTGAATAATGAAGATATCGTATAATTGGCTTAAAGAATTTATTGATACCGATAAAACTCCGCAGGAAATTTCGATCATCCTTACCGGTACCGGTTTGGAGGTGGAAAGCCTGGAGAAAGTACAACCTATTCCTGGTGGCCTGGAAGGGCTTGTGATTGGTTTTGTAAAGGAGAGTGTTGCTCATACCAATTCAGATCACCTGCACGTTACTAAAGTTGACGTAGGTGGCCCCGAAGACCTGCAAATTGTTTGCGGCGCCCATAACGTGGCCGCGGGCCAAAAAGTGGTTGTAGCCACTGTAGGTACTACCATATATCCAACCGTAGGCGAACCATTTTCGATTAAAAAATCGAAGATCCGTGGCGAGGTATCTGAAGGGATGATTTGTGCCGAAGATGAAATTGGTTTGGGTACCGACCATGCCGGCATCATGGTACTGGATGACGACGCCGTAGTAGGATCGTTGGCTAAGAACTACTTTAAATTGCACGACGATTATATGTACGAGATAGGCCTTACGCCTAATCGTGCCGATGCCGTATCGCACCTGGGTACAGCCCGAGATATTGCCGCGTTTTTGAAAATTGGGATCAGGAAACCCGATGTAAGCGATTTTAAGGTTGATGATACCAGCCGCACGATCGAGGTAGTGGTTGAGAATGAGCAGGCAAGCCCCCGTTATGCCGGCTTAACCATCAGCGGTGTTGAGGTTAAAGAATCGCCAAAATGGTTAAAAGAGAGGTTGGCTGTAATTGGTCTGCGTTCTATCAACAATATTGTAGATGTTACCAACTACGTGTTGCATGAATTGGGGCAGCCGCTGCATGCTTTTGATGCTGATGAAATAACAGGTGGCAAGGTGCTGGTTAAGAACTACCCGGAAGGCACTGTTTTTAAAACCCTGGATGATGTTGATCGCAAACTATCAGAAAACGACCTGATAATAGGCAACACCGAAGAGCCAATGTGTATTGCCGGTGTTTTTGGTGGTGCAAAATCTGGTGTTAAAGAATCTACCAAAAATATCTTTTTGGAGAGCGCTTATTTCAATTCGGTATCTGTACGTAAAACGGCCAAGCGTCATGGTTTAAAAACGGATGCATCGTTCAGGTTTGAGCGTGGTACCGACCCGGATATGCCGGTATTTGCTTTAAAGCGAGCTGCTTTGCTTATTCAGCAGGTTGCGGGTGGTAAAGTATCGTCGCAAATTTCTGATCATTACCCGGCCCCGGTTGCGCCTTTTGCGTTTGAGGTTACTTATAAAAATATCGACAGGCTCATTGGCCAGCAAATTACTCATGGCGAGATCAAGGCGATCATCGAGGCGCTTGACATTAAGATAGTGGGTGAAACTGCGGATTCGCTATCATTAGAAGTTCCTCCATATCGTGTTGATGTAACCCGCGAGGTTGATATTGTGGAAGAAATCCTGCGCATTTACGGATATAATAATATTCACATCCCAACTCAAATCAGGGCGTCGCTTAACAATTCGCAAAAAAAGGAGAAGGATACGGTTCAAAACCAAATCTCGGATTTGCTGACTGCCAATGGCTTTAATGAAATACTATCAAACTCGTTAACAAAATCTGCCTATTCAGATAACCTGGACGTGGCGGTGAAAATTTTGAACCCGCTGAGCAGCGACCTTGATGTAATGCGCCAAAGCTTGCTGTTTTCAGGATTAGAAGCTGTCGCCTATAACCAAAACCGCCGTGCCGCCGATTTAAAGTTTTATGAATTTGGTAAAGTATACAGCGTTAAGGACGATAAATATAGCGAGGTACAACGCTTCTCGGTATTCATCACAGGCGCTGATGCTGCCGAGCAGTGGAACCAAAAACAAAAGCCGGTTTCGTTTTATAACCTGAAGGCAATTGTCGATGGTATTTTGCAACGCTTAAACATCACCGATTTTGTGGTTGAAGATGCCACCTGCAGCAAACTGGCCTTCGGTTTACAATACATGCTGAATGGTAAACAACTGGTTAAGTTTGGCCCGGTTGGCGCTAACGCCCGGAAAAAAACCGATGTAGATAAAGAGGTTTTTTATGCCGACTTTAATTTCGATATGGTGCTGAACGCGGTACGCAAAAATGTGATTGTTTACCAGGAGGTTTCTAAATTTCCGGCCGTAAGGCGCGATCTTTCTATGCTGATAGATAAGTCGGTTTCGTTTGGTCAGTTAAAACAGATTGCCCAGCGTACCGAGCGCAAGCTTTTAAAGGAAGTAAGTGTATTTGACGTTTACCAGGGCGATAAGTTGCCTGCCGGTAAAAAATCATACGCGCTGAGCTTCATCATCCAGGACATTGAAAAAACGCTGACCGATAAAGCCATCGACTCGGTAATGCAGAAATTAATTTATAATTTAGGAAAAGAAGCAGGAGCGGAGATAAGGAAGTAATTATTGAATTACTGATTTATTGAATTAGTGAATAAGATTCGCTTTTTTATTAAATCGGTAAAAAAATCAATAATTCACTAACTCAATAATTCAATAATTAAAAATGCCTTCAGTAGCAGAACAGTTAAACAAGATAGTTGATAAAACCGAAAGGTTAATTGAGCTTTGTGCTGCTTTACAGGAGGAGAATGACCTGTTGAAGCTGGAGAGTGAGGCGCTTACTGTTGCACTTGATGCAAGTAAAAATAAGACGAAAGACCTGGAAGAAAAGCTTCGTGTATTGAAACTTGCAAAATCATTTTCAGAAACAAATGAAAAAAGTGTTGACATTAAGCAAAAAATTAACGACTTTGTGCAAGAAATAGATAAGTGTATTGTATTATTGAAAAAATAGTACAAAAAGTGAAAAGCTCAAATGGGAGAAATCTCAATAAAAATAAATATTGCTGACAGGGTTTACCCCTTAAAGGTAAACATGGAAGAAGAAGAGATAATACGCAGGGCGGCTAAACTAATTAACGACCGGATAAAGGAATATCAGGAAAATTATGCAGTGAGGGATAAGCAGGACTTGCTTTCGATGTGTGTGTTGCATTATGCCACATCATCGTTAAAGGCAGAGAAGAAGGTGAACAACGAGGATACCGATGTTGCCGAAAAGGTGTACCAGTTAGACCACATGCTGAACGAATTTTTTTCGAAGTAATAAACGTTCTTTACATAACATACAGAGCACATTTAAGATTTAACCGCAGTTAAATTTTAGGTTTCACTATTAAAAACTTAACGCTTCAATATGAGCGGATCAAAGAGGCATGCGTTACTACAAGTATTAGCGTAACCCATGATTCCAATATCCGAAATGAGGTTTTTCAATACATGATACTTAAAAATTAGTTGCGGTTTTTTTATATACATACATACCCAATAAACCTAAAATGGACATATTACTATACGTTATTATCGGACTACTCGTGGGCCTCGGCCTCGGGATAGTCATCGGGCGCTTCCTATTACGGAAGCTTTTTAAAGACCAGGAGACATCGGCACAAAATAAAGTAAAAAAGATTTTAAAGGATGCTGAAAACAATGCCGAGATCCTGAAGAAAAACAAGTTACTGGAAGCCAAAGAGAAGTTTTTGCAAATGAAAGCCGAACATGAGCAGGAAGTAACCAACAAAAACAACAACATTAACCAGCGCGAAAACGGTGTAAAACAAAAGGAGCAATCATTAAACCAGCGCCTGGAGAACATGAACCGCAAGGAAAATGAGCTGGATAATACCCGCAAAAACCTGGAGAAACAAACCGAGATTGTTGTTAAAAAACAGGAAGAGGTTGATATCCTGAAAAATTCACACCTGCAACAGTTAGAAACCATTGCCGGCCTATCGGCCGAGGAGGCTAAAAACCAGTTGGTTGATA is drawn from Mucilaginibacter ginsenosidivorax and contains these coding sequences:
- the radC gene encoding RadC family protein encodes the protein MENYENKIGIKSWAEADRPREKLSGQGRRALTDAELIAILIGSGSRNETAVELSKRILHHYENDLNKLGKASISELSKFKGIGEAKAISIIAALEIGRRRNDTESQAPDYINSSRDGYNIMRRHLMDLNHEEFWIILLGRSQKVLGKELISKGGLAATVCDPKIIFHAALQYQASGIILVHNHPSGNLKPSHEDIMLTKKLSAAGRMLDMSVFDHLIITDNGYFSFGDGDLM
- a CDS encoding cell division protein ZapA; this encodes MGEISIKINIADRVYPLKVNMEEEEIIRRAAKLINDRIKEYQENYAVRDKQDLLSMCVLHYATSSLKAEKKVNNEDTDVAEKVYQLDHMLNEFFSK
- the pheT gene encoding phenylalanine--tRNA ligase subunit beta is translated as MKISYNWLKEFIDTDKTPQEISIILTGTGLEVESLEKVQPIPGGLEGLVIGFVKESVAHTNSDHLHVTKVDVGGPEDLQIVCGAHNVAAGQKVVVATVGTTIYPTVGEPFSIKKSKIRGEVSEGMICAEDEIGLGTDHAGIMVLDDDAVVGSLAKNYFKLHDDYMYEIGLTPNRADAVSHLGTARDIAAFLKIGIRKPDVSDFKVDDTSRTIEVVVENEQASPRYAGLTISGVEVKESPKWLKERLAVIGLRSINNIVDVTNYVLHELGQPLHAFDADEITGGKVLVKNYPEGTVFKTLDDVDRKLSENDLIIGNTEEPMCIAGVFGGAKSGVKESTKNIFLESAYFNSVSVRKTAKRHGLKTDASFRFERGTDPDMPVFALKRAALLIQQVAGGKVSSQISDHYPAPVAPFAFEVTYKNIDRLIGQQITHGEIKAIIEALDIKIVGETADSLSLEVPPYRVDVTREVDIVEEILRIYGYNNIHIPTQIRASLNNSQKKEKDTVQNQISDLLTANGFNEILSNSLTKSAYSDNLDVAVKILNPLSSDLDVMRQSLLFSGLEAVAYNQNRRAADLKFYEFGKVYSVKDDKYSEVQRFSVFITGADAAEQWNQKQKPVSFYNLKAIVDGILQRLNITDFVVEDATCSKLAFGLQYMLNGKQLVKFGPVGANARKKTDVDKEVFYADFNFDMVLNAVRKNVIVYQEVSKFPAVRRDLSMLIDKSVSFGQLKQIAQRTERKLLKEVSVFDVYQGDKLPAGKKSYALSFIIQDIEKTLTDKAIDSVMQKLIYNLGKEAGAEIRK
- a CDS encoding IS4 family transposase — its product is MPKDNFFSGQPVFAQLLSLIPRHIVSKQSQKYSADRYCKSFMSYDHLVTMLYQGFFQCLSLRELVTGLQANRSRLLHLGLTNTPRRSTLSDANSRRPADFFAAAYHQLYRYFYGSLPDSRPSLKKLFIIDSTTISLFSNIMGGAGMSKSNGKRKGGIKAHVMIDAEHNLPCFTLLTEARHHDLVFLQEVQVPPGSIVVFDRAYTNYKQFEAWGAQGIAWVTRQKNDANYQLLSESPVSTYSSEQGVIADQSLLLGRHSNRRKVSLIRARRVVFKDPATQKELAFITNEPTLAPEQIAALYKKRWQIELLFKRIKQRYPLRYFLGDNVNAIQIQVWSMLICDLLVQIVLSQVNKAGKRKWSYANLAAMVKHHLMTYINLMAFLFDPEKALLNYKPPEPTAATLF
- the rpsT gene encoding 30S ribosomal protein S20 — encoded protein: MANHKSSLKRIRSNAAKRLRNRYQAKTTRNAIKKLRNTTTKADAAALLGKVISMLDRLAKKNVIHKNKASNNKSKLTKFVNGLS